Proteins found in one Exiguobacterium sp. 9-2 genomic segment:
- a CDS encoding ABC transporter permease: protein MLTAIIGTFLGCIAGFYGGRLNRLIHRLADGLVIFPDTVLALVIAGLFGASPQGLIFAILLIKWISYARLSETLVTETIQKPYISMARINGLTDKMILRSHILPPIIRQVVVLMSLDVGKVILFLSAFSYIGLGVQAPFPEWGAMLNEGRPYFSSAPRLMLLPGACIVLIVVATMGWTRRMKKKGGQSDDSDSALTRSGETRPSA, encoded by the coding sequence TTGCTCACTGCAATCATCGGTACTTTCCTTGGTTGTATTGCTGGATTTTATGGTGGACGTCTCAATCGTTTGATACACCGATTAGCAGATGGTCTCGTCATTTTTCCGGATACCGTTCTAGCACTCGTCATCGCTGGATTATTCGGTGCAAGTCCACAAGGCTTAATCTTTGCGATTTTACTCATCAAATGGATCTCTTATGCGCGATTAAGTGAGACGCTCGTGACCGAGACGATTCAAAAACCATATATCAGCATGGCACGAATCAATGGTCTAACGGACAAGATGATTTTACGAAGCCACATCCTTCCACCGATCATCCGTCAAGTCGTCGTTTTGATGAGTTTGGATGTCGGGAAAGTCATCTTGTTCCTGTCAGCGTTCTCTTATATCGGTCTTGGTGTCCAGGCACCATTTCCAGAATGGGGAGCAATGTTAAACGAAGGGCGTCCTTATTTCAGTTCGGCTCCTCGACTCATGCTTTTACCAGGTGCGTGTATCGTCCTCATCGTCGTTGCGACGATGGGGTGGACCCGGCGGATGAAGAAGAAAGGAGGACAATCAGATGATTCAGATTCGGCGCTTACACGTTCGGGCGAAACACGTCCTTCTGCATGA